Proteins encoded within one genomic window of Streptomyces sp. NBC_01314:
- a CDS encoding SsgA family sporulation/cell division regulator translates to MHPARPTMPTPPALEQSARARLITPDYEEVPVRTTLRYTPDDPFAVHIDFPAGASADDANVTWVFARSLLAEGLATPAGMGDVHLWPCDPAHTVVELRSPHGMAMIRFDTPTLRRFLRRSYAVVALGGEDLEPALDDGLASLLGGV, encoded by the coding sequence ATGCACCCCGCGCGCCCCACCATGCCCACGCCCCCCGCTCTCGAACAGAGTGCCCGCGCCCGCCTGATCACACCCGACTACGAGGAGGTCCCGGTACGCACCACCCTGCGCTACACCCCAGACGACCCCTTCGCCGTCCACATCGACTTCCCGGCCGGCGCCTCCGCCGACGACGCGAACGTGACGTGGGTGTTCGCCCGCTCCCTGCTGGCAGAGGGGCTGGCCACCCCGGCCGGGATGGGCGACGTGCATCTGTGGCCCTGCGACCCGGCCCACACGGTCGTGGAACTCCGCTCACCGCACGGCATGGCCATGATCCGCTTCGACACGCCCACGCTCCGCCGCTTCCTGCGCCGCTCGTACGCCGTCGTCGCGCTCGGCGGCGAGGACCTGGAACCGGCACTCGACGACGGCCTCGCGTCCCTACTGGGCGGGGTCTGA
- a CDS encoding permease, with amino-acid sequence MFDPSVRIFGVGMQKTDEPAEEAVTAEPEGAAAEPEIPVVVHEAARDDTKTGTGHGTDTKTGTGHGTDTKTGTGHGTDTDPATDATLDHSWPRHWPLLLMGAAVIPGFVLFVMGRWMEDPAVQAWRTVCLSITVQALPFLLLGTALSGAINAFVPARVFTRVLPKRPALAVPVAGAAGVILPGCECASVPVAHSLIRRGVDPAAAFAFLLSAPAINPIVLTATAIAFPGSPEMVLARLLASLVTAAGMGWLWLWLGRAEWLKPIARHAGHRSGQSRLNEFRTGFQHDFLHAGGFLVVGAMAAATFNVLVPRTVLDTFADSPWLSVLFLAALAILLSVCSEADAFVAASLTGFSPTARLTFMVVGPMVDLKLIALQTGTFGRAFAVRFSAATVVVAILCSVLIGAVLL; translated from the coding sequence ATGTTCGACCCGAGCGTCCGGATATTCGGAGTGGGCATGCAGAAGACAGATGAACCGGCCGAAGAGGCGGTGACGGCCGAGCCGGAGGGGGCGGCGGCCGAGCCGGAGATACCCGTGGTCGTCCACGAGGCGGCTCGCGACGACACCAAGACCGGCACCGGCCATGGCACCGACACCAAGACCGGCACCGGCCATGGCACCGACACCAAGACCGGCACCGGCCATGGCACCGACACCGACCCTGCCACCGACGCCACCCTTGACCACAGCTGGCCCCGTCACTGGCCCTTGCTGCTCATGGGCGCGGCCGTGATCCCCGGCTTCGTGCTGTTCGTCATGGGGCGGTGGATGGAGGATCCGGCCGTGCAGGCGTGGCGGACCGTCTGTCTCTCCATCACCGTGCAGGCGCTGCCGTTCCTGCTGCTCGGTACGGCCCTGTCGGGTGCCATCAACGCGTTCGTACCGGCGCGGGTGTTCACCCGGGTGCTGCCCAAAAGGCCGGCGCTCGCGGTCCCGGTCGCCGGTGCCGCCGGGGTGATCCTGCCCGGCTGCGAGTGCGCGTCCGTGCCGGTCGCGCACAGTCTGATCCGGCGAGGGGTCGACCCGGCCGCCGCCTTCGCGTTCCTGCTGTCGGCGCCCGCCATCAACCCGATCGTCCTGACCGCCACGGCCATCGCCTTCCCCGGCAGCCCCGAAATGGTGCTGGCCCGGCTGCTCGCCTCCCTCGTCACCGCCGCCGGGATGGGCTGGCTGTGGCTCTGGCTGGGGCGCGCGGAGTGGCTCAAGCCGATCGCGCGGCACGCGGGACACCGTTCCGGGCAGAGCCGCTTGAACGAGTTCCGGACCGGCTTCCAGCACGACTTCCTGCACGCGGGCGGCTTCCTCGTCGTCGGTGCGATGGCCGCGGCCACCTTCAACGTGCTCGTCCCGCGCACCGTGCTCGACACCTTCGCCGACTCGCCCTGGCTGTCGGTGCTGTTCCTCGCCGCGCTCGCCATCCTCCTCTCGGTGTGCTCCGAGGCCGACGCCTTCGTCGCCGCGTCCCTCACCGGCTTCTCACCCACCGCGCGGTTGACGTTCATGGTGGTCGGGCCCATGGTCGACCTGAAGCTGATCGCCCTGCAGACGGGTACCTTCGGCCGGGCCTTCGCGGTCCGCTTCTCCGCCGCGACGGTCG